From one Peredibacter starrii genomic stretch:
- the nusB gene encoding transcription antitermination factor NusB, translated as MSTKREAREFCLQFLYHFQLAAFQDQKKELDSTEIFARMQEFRQTLSIVLDSEAQAYVATLVSGILKTNKEIEEILVKYLKNWKLSRISKIEHTIFMMAIYELKYHPEVPGKVVINEAIELGKKYSTKESAGFLNGILDNVFKQELNRNE; from the coding sequence GTGAGTACTAAACGCGAGGCACGTGAGTTTTGCCTACAATTTCTTTACCATTTCCAACTTGCAGCTTTCCAGGATCAGAAAAAAGAACTGGATTCAACTGAGATTTTCGCTCGTATGCAAGAGTTCAGACAAACTCTTTCAATCGTTCTCGACAGTGAGGCACAGGCCTATGTTGCGACTTTGGTGAGTGGCATTCTTAAGACCAACAAAGAGATCGAAGAGATCCTTGTGAAGTACTTAAAGAACTGGAAACTTTCTCGTATTTCTAAAATCGAACACACCATCTTCATGATGGCGATTTATGAGCTTAAGTATCATCCGGAAGTTCCAGGCAAAGTTGTGATCAACGAGGCCATCGAACTTGGTAAAAAATATTCTACAAAAGAGTCTGCTGGCTTCCTTAAC
- the nrdR gene encoding transcriptional regulator NrdR translates to MKCPYCSAPDTKVLDSRNLDEGSTIRRRRKCEACQKRFTTFETVELSMPMVIKRDGRREPYKREKILTGIEKACEKRPISAIQIERIIQNIEKAVLDISDKEVNTKDVGNLVMMYLRHLDPVAYIRFAAVYRKFQDVEEFVNELKHDENNQFKINPASNKDENREY, encoded by the coding sequence ATGAAATGTCCCTATTGTTCGGCCCCTGACACCAAGGTGCTAGATTCCAGAAACCTGGATGAAGGCTCTACTATCCGTCGTCGCAGAAAGTGCGAGGCCTGTCAGAAGCGTTTTACAACTTTTGAAACAGTTGAACTCTCAATGCCTATGGTGATTAAACGTGACGGTCGTCGCGAACCATATAAGCGTGAGAAAATTCTAACTGGTATCGAGAAGGCCTGTGAAAAACGTCCAATCTCTGCCATTCAGATTGAAAGAATCATTCAGAACATTGAAAAAGCAGTATTAGATATTTCTGATAAAGAAGTTAATACTAAGGACGTTGGTAATTTAGTGATGATGTATCTTCGTCACCTGGATCCAGTGGCCTATATTCGTTTTGCAGCAGTTTATCGTAAGTTCCAGGACGTGGAAGAATTCGTGAACGAACTTAAGCACGACGAGAACAACCAGTTTAAAATAAATCCAGCTTCTAATAAGGATGAGAACCGTGAGTACTAA
- the glyA gene encoding serine hydroxymethyltransferase, whose translation MSKRLIEVDPEVAQFIGKEQNRQEMGLELIASENYCSQAVMEAQGSCLTNKYAEGYPGKRYYNGCEFVDGIETLAIERLKKIFNAKHANVQPHSGSQANMAVYMACLNPGEAFLGMDLAQGGHLTHGSPVNFSGKLFKAMHYGLNAQETIDYNQLEDIAKRERPRMIIAGASAYPRIIDFEKFGAIAKSVGAVLMVDMAHIAGLVAAGLHPSPMDYADVVTSTTHKTLRGPRGGLILTNNDDLAKKFNSLIFPGIQGGPLEHVIAGKAVAFKEALDPSFKTYQEQVVKNSKVLAKTLMDHGIELVSGGTDNHLVLLKTDSVNMSGKEAGEILERVDITCNKNMVPNDKRSPFVTSGIRLGTPAVTTRGFKEAETKFMAELIVKALKNPTDEKIQKEVKLSVHDLCTKFPVYK comes from the coding sequence ATGTCTAAACGTCTCATCGAAGTGGACCCTGAGGTCGCGCAATTTATCGGTAAAGAACAAAACCGCCAGGAAATGGGTCTGGAGCTAATCGCATCTGAAAACTACTGTTCGCAAGCTGTGATGGAGGCCCAAGGGTCTTGCCTCACTAACAAATATGCTGAAGGTTACCCTGGCAAACGTTATTACAACGGTTGCGAATTCGTAGATGGAATTGAAACTCTGGCAATTGAACGCTTGAAGAAAATCTTCAACGCTAAACACGCCAACGTTCAACCCCACTCTGGTTCTCAAGCTAACATGGCCGTGTACATGGCCTGCTTAAATCCAGGCGAGGCCTTCTTAGGAATGGACCTTGCTCAAGGTGGCCACTTAACTCACGGTTCACCGGTTAACTTTTCTGGGAAACTTTTCAAGGCCATGCACTATGGTTTGAATGCTCAGGAAACAATCGATTACAACCAACTTGAAGATATCGCTAAACGTGAAAGGCCTCGCATGATTATTGCTGGTGCTTCTGCCTATCCGCGAATTATTGATTTCGAAAAATTCGGCGCGATTGCTAAATCAGTTGGTGCAGTATTGATGGTTGATATGGCCCACATCGCAGGTCTTGTGGCCGCGGGTCTCCACCCTTCTCCGATGGATTATGCTGATGTCGTGACATCTACCACTCACAAAACTCTCCGTGGTCCTCGTGGTGGTTTGATTCTTACGAACAATGATGATCTTGCTAAGAAATTTAACTCTCTTATTTTCCCTGGTATTCAGGGCGGTCCTCTTGAGCACGTGATTGCTGGTAAAGCAGTTGCTTTCAAAGAGGCCCTTGATCCAAGTTTTAAAACTTACCAAGAGCAAGTGGTGAAAAACTCCAAGGTTCTCGCGAAGACCCTGATGGATCACGGGATTGAACTCGTTTCTGGCGGAACGGATAACCATCTTGTTCTTCTAAAAACAGATTCAGTGAACATGTCTGGTAAAGAAGCAGGAGAAATCCTTGAGCGCGTGGACATCACTTGTAACAAGAACATGGTTCCGAATGATAAACGTTCTCCGTTCGTGACTTCTGGTATTCGTCTGGGAACTCCAGCAGTAACAACTCGTGGTTTTAAAGAAGCTGAAACAAAATTCATGGCAGAACTTATTGTGAAAGCACTTAAGAATCCAACTGATGAAAAAATTCAGAAGGAAGTGAAACTAAGTGTTCATGACCTTTGTACAAAATTTCCAGTTTATAAATAA
- a CDS encoding TSUP family transporter, with protein MEVYVLILILAVVQSLFGVGLLLFGTPIMLLMGYEYTEALMYLLPASAALSWSQVKDLHKEKLNGGYRKLFFLICLPLLFVGMVAATHLDVKWEIKLFVTIMLVVAFIIRTNSSFRESLQTLMKNHLPIALGAMGLIHGLSNMGGSILTPMVSSLYKDKTKVLAGVSFDYAFMASLQLIVLIFFKGETLEMKYLIGPAISLFIRYSIGKKVFAFTSETNYQRLLDGFILANAVLLGINL; from the coding sequence ATGGAAGTTTACGTACTGATTCTCATTCTGGCCGTGGTTCAATCGCTCTTTGGAGTGGGCCTTTTGTTATTCGGTACACCAATTATGCTTCTGATGGGTTACGAGTATACCGAAGCGCTTATGTATCTCTTGCCCGCATCTGCCGCATTAAGCTGGAGTCAGGTGAAGGATCTCCATAAAGAAAAGCTCAACGGCGGATATCGCAAACTGTTCTTTCTGATCTGTCTTCCTCTTTTATTTGTGGGGATGGTAGCGGCAACTCATCTGGATGTTAAATGGGAAATTAAACTCTTTGTTACAATCATGTTGGTGGTGGCCTTCATCATTCGCACTAACTCATCATTTCGTGAGTCATTGCAGACCCTGATGAAGAACCATTTACCAATTGCATTGGGTGCGATGGGACTGATCCATGGACTTTCGAATATGGGTGGATCAATTCTCACACCGATGGTGTCGAGTCTTTATAAAGATAAGACGAAGGTGTTGGCAGGAGTTAGTTTTGATTACGCTTTTATGGCGAGTCTTCAATTAATCGTTTTGATTTTCTTTAAAGGCGAGACCCTTGAAATGAAATATCTCATAGGTCCGGCCATCTCATTATTCATTCGTTATTCTATCGGTAAAAAGGTCTTCGCTTTTACCTCAGAGACAAATTATCAGCGACTACTTGACGGCTTTATTCTCGCGAATGCTGTCTTACTAGGAATTAATCTCTAA
- a CDS encoding YceI family protein, with protein MKLLVFFLFFSTVLHAQNIIRVNAVLVPNTGSFVATSEKARGRLLKRGEDFTADRISVFADSFRTDNGLRDKHFAEYIGGGPKLPHSRIDITELKGTKGTAKANITINGITKPVDITYTAHDKYVDAKFEVLCSSFNLPKAQYLGIGVEDKVKVSVQYYFEKK; from the coding sequence ATGAAACTTCTAGTATTTTTCCTCTTTTTTTCGACGGTACTGCATGCCCAAAATATTATTCGGGTAAATGCGGTCCTGGTTCCGAACACAGGCTCATTTGTGGCCACCAGTGAGAAGGCCCGCGGGCGTCTGCTGAAGCGTGGAGAAGACTTCACTGCTGATAGAATCAGCGTTTTTGCAGATTCATTCAGAACCGACAATGGTCTTCGTGATAAGCATTTTGCAGAATACATCGGAGGCGGACCTAAGCTTCCCCATTCAAGAATCGACATTACGGAACTTAAGGGCACTAAAGGCACGGCCAAGGCCAACATCACAATCAATGGCATTACTAAACCAGTAGATATCACTTACACAGCTCACGACAAATACGTGGATGCTAAGTTTGAAGTTCTTTGTTCGAGCTTCAATCTTCCAAAGGCCCAGTACCTCGGTATTGGAGTTGAAGATAAAGTGAAAGTCTCAGTTCAATACTATTTCGAGAAAAAATGA
- the fabF gene encoding beta-ketoacyl-ACP synthase II, protein MKLNRVAVTGMGAICGLGNSLDEVWANALAGKSGVTTLQNQNTEGWGVTFGGEVKNFKLDPVLMDPKDQERFDLFNQYALHASAEAIKQANLLEAKYNPAKIGIIFGTGLGGFPHIESNHKAFIEKGPRRVSPFFIPSVIPNMPEGLISIHYGFQGVNFAVASACASSAHALELAATEIMLGRQDAMITGGTEAVITGYTIAGFNNMKALSRRNEEPSRASRPYDVDRDGFVMGEGAGIIVLENYDKAVARGARIIAEVVGFGASSDAHHFTAPHPEGLGALICMNQALELSGVPKEEIGYINAHGTSTPLGDVAETGAIKKAFGDHAYKLAVSSTKSMTGHLLGAAGGLESIFCIKALETGILPPTINLDNQDPACDLYYVPNKSEKRDIKYALNNSFGFGGTNSSTIFKKA, encoded by the coding sequence ATGAAACTTAATCGTGTAGCTGTAACTGGAATGGGTGCCATCTGTGGTCTAGGAAACTCTCTAGACGAAGTATGGGCAAACGCACTTGCCGGAAAATCTGGCGTAACAACATTACAAAATCAAAATACTGAAGGCTGGGGTGTTACTTTTGGTGGTGAAGTGAAGAACTTCAAACTAGATCCTGTTCTTATGGATCCAAAAGACCAAGAGCGCTTTGACCTTTTTAACCAATACGCTCTTCACGCTTCTGCTGAAGCGATCAAGCAAGCAAACCTTCTTGAAGCGAAATATAATCCTGCAAAAATCGGTATCATCTTCGGTACTGGTCTTGGTGGATTCCCGCACATTGAATCCAACCACAAAGCATTCATTGAAAAAGGTCCACGTCGTGTGTCTCCTTTCTTCATTCCATCTGTGATCCCGAACATGCCGGAAGGTCTGATCTCGATTCACTATGGTTTCCAGGGTGTAAACTTTGCGGTTGCTTCTGCTTGTGCTTCAAGTGCTCACGCTCTTGAACTAGCTGCGACTGAAATCATGCTTGGCCGTCAGGACGCCATGATTACTGGTGGTACTGAAGCGGTTATTACTGGATATACAATTGCGGGCTTCAATAACATGAAGGCCCTTTCTCGCCGTAACGAAGAGCCGTCTCGTGCTTCTCGTCCATACGATGTTGATCGTGATGGATTCGTCATGGGTGAAGGTGCTGGTATCATCGTTCTTGAAAACTACGATAAAGCAGTTGCTCGTGGTGCTCGAATCATCGCTGAAGTTGTTGGCTTCGGTGCAAGTTCTGATGCTCACCACTTTACAGCTCCACATCCGGAAGGACTAGGTGCACTTATCTGTATGAATCAAGCTCTTGAGCTTTCAGGTGTTCCGAAAGAAGAAATCGGTTACATCAACGCTCACGGAACTTCGACTCCGCTTGGTGACGTTGCTGAAACTGGTGCGATTAAAAAAGCATTCGGTGATCACGCTTACAAACTGGCCGTGAGTTCAACTAAATCAATGACTGGTCACCTTCTTGGTGCGGCCGGCGGTCTGGAATCAATTTTCTGTATCAAGGCACTTGAGACAGGAATTCTTCCTCCGACGATCAACCTCGATAATCAGGATCCTGCTTGTGATCTTTATTATGTTCCGAACAAGTCTGAAAAACGCGACATCAAGTACGCGCTTAACAACTCTTTCGGTTTCGGTGGAACAAACTCATCGACGATCTTCAAAAAAGCCTAA
- the acpP gene encoding acyl carrier protein, producing the protein MELQDKVIKLVSEATKMDAANISLNTSFVDDLNLDSLDMVELMMKMEDEFGVEIPEDETENLKSIGDVVTYLKSKSH; encoded by the coding sequence ATGGAATTACAAGACAAGGTAATTAAGCTCGTTTCTGAAGCTACAAAGATGGACGCAGCTAACATTAGCCTTAACACAAGCTTCGTTGATGACCTTAACCTAGATTCACTAGATATGGTTGAGCTTATGATGAAGATGGAAGACGAATTCGGCGTAGAGATCCCAGAAGATGAAACTGAGAATCTTAAGTCGATCGGCGACGTAGTTACTTACTTAAAGTCTAAATCTCACTAA
- the fabG gene encoding 3-oxoacyl-[acyl-carrier-protein] reductase has product MTATYSDLKDKVILVTGAARGIGKSIALTLSAQGAHVVFNYRGDEAKAAALKEELQAAGGKATGLKFDVTDYEAMTKAIDEFTKTVGPISGLVNNAGVSKDTLLLRLKPDEISSILDTNLKGSMMVTQALSRNFLKAENVSIVNMSSIVGLMGNPSQAAYAASKAGLIGFSKSVAKELASRNVRCNVICPGFIQTDMTDALNEKAKEEYAKSIPLGRMGKAEEVANLTCFLLSSASSYLTGEVIKIDGGLYI; this is encoded by the coding sequence ATGACAGCGACGTATTCTGATTTAAAAGACAAAGTAATTCTAGTAACTGGTGCCGCTCGTGGTATCGGCAAATCAATTGCTCTTACTCTTTCTGCTCAAGGAGCTCACGTAGTATTTAACTACCGTGGTGATGAAGCTAAAGCAGCAGCTCTTAAAGAAGAACTTCAAGCAGCTGGTGGTAAGGCCACTGGTCTTAAATTTGATGTTACTGATTACGAAGCCATGACTAAAGCAATCGACGAGTTCACAAAAACAGTGGGCCCGATTTCTGGTCTGGTTAACAATGCTGGTGTTTCGAAAGACACTCTTCTTCTTCGTTTGAAACCAGATGAAATCTCTTCAATCCTCGATACGAACCTAAAAGGTTCAATGATGGTGACTCAAGCTCTTTCAAGAAACTTTCTGAAAGCTGAGAACGTATCAATTGTGAATATGAGTTCAATCGTGGGCCTTATGGGTAACCCTTCTCAGGCCGCATACGCTGCTTCTAAAGCAGGTCTGATTGGTTTCTCTAAATCAGTGGCAAAAGAACTAGCTTCTCGTAACGTTCGTTGTAACGTGATCTGTCCTGGATTTATTCAAACTGATATGACAGACGCACTTAATGAGAAAGCTAAAGAAGAATACGCAAAATCGATCCCTTTAGGTCGCATGGGTAAGGCCGAGGAAGTAGCTAATTTGACCTGTTTCCTTTTAAGCTCTGCATCAAGTTACCTGACTGGAGAAGTGATTAAAATTGACGGCGGCCTATACATTTAA
- the fabD gene encoding ACP S-malonyltransferase codes for MKVTVVFPGQGTQYVGMGKVFSDFAYFEKANEAAGYDLKKIMLEGPAEDLKLTENTQPAIVAHSLMLFDKLSPLLKQKNITVERVLGHSVGEYAALAAAGAMTFEEAVKAVHFRGKYMQESVPAGKGTMYAILKQEEAVIREACEGASTSEEKVSPANFNEPSQIVISGDKPACERAIRLMEDKTGGRVKAIELQVSAPFHCALMKPAELKLKPVLDNIKFQPLKFNYIANIDAKEYPTDTNPETIKDNLVKQVCGSVLWTHSIQKLSDDTIIIECGPGKVLAGLIKKINPNLKVISLDSETGFSEVEAL; via the coding sequence ATGAAAGTTACTGTTGTTTTCCCTGGTCAAGGGACCCAATACGTTGGAATGGGAAAAGTTTTTTCTGACTTCGCTTATTTTGAAAAAGCCAACGAGGCCGCTGGTTATGACCTAAAAAAGATCATGCTTGAAGGTCCGGCAGAAGATCTAAAACTAACTGAGAACACGCAACCAGCAATCGTTGCTCACTCACTTATGTTGTTTGATAAACTTTCTCCGCTTCTTAAGCAAAAAAACATCACAGTTGAGCGCGTGCTTGGTCACTCAGTGGGTGAATATGCCGCTCTTGCAGCTGCGGGTGCGATGACTTTTGAAGAGGCCGTGAAAGCGGTTCACTTCCGCGGAAAATACATGCAGGAATCAGTTCCTGCCGGTAAAGGCACAATGTACGCGATCCTAAAACAAGAAGAAGCAGTCATTCGCGAAGCTTGTGAAGGCGCTTCAACTTCTGAAGAAAAAGTTTCTCCGGCCAACTTCAACGAACCTTCGCAAATCGTGATCTCTGGTGACAAGCCAGCTTGTGAGCGCGCGATCCGTTTGATGGAAGATAAAACTGGTGGGCGTGTTAAGGCGATCGAACTTCAGGTCTCGGCCCCTTTCCACTGCGCACTTATGAAGCCAGCAGAACTAAAACTTAAGCCAGTTCTGGATAACATTAAATTTCAACCATTGAAGTTTAACTACATCGCCAATATCGATGCGAAAGAATATCCAACTGATACAAATCCAGAGACGATCAAAGACAATCTTGTAAAGCAAGTTTGTGGTTCAGTACTTTGGACTCACAGTATTCAGAAACTATCTGACGACACAATCATTATTGAATGCGGACCTGGTAAAGTTCTTGCCGGTCTGATCAAAAAAATTAACCCTAACTTGAAAGTCATCTCACTTGATTCTGAGACTGGCTTTTCTGAAGTCGAGGCACTATGA
- a CDS encoding beta-ketoacyl-ACP synthase III, with protein MKLFNTKILGTGSFLPDRVVTNDDLSKRIDTSHQWIVERTGIHSRRIADLSKGESPSGMAKEAALKAIEAANLTPNDIDLILLSATMPDQVMPNTASVLQEKLGITNNCPALDVNAACSGWIYLLPMADAMIKTGLYKHILVVGSEMLSSFNNWDDRNTCILFGDACGAAILGRAAENEDSQIYSTILSSDSTKKDHLTLWAGGAVKRITPEVLEKGEQWMTMNGQEIFKAAVKTMAAHSEKVIKDSGMTMNDVDWFIPHQANLRIIEAVGNRFNFPAEKVIINVDKYANTSSATVPVALDEAIRDGRIKRGDNVLLAAFGAGLTAGAIFLKY; from the coding sequence ATGAAACTCTTCAATACAAAGATTCTCGGAACGGGAAGTTTCCTTCCGGACAGAGTAGTAACTAACGACGATTTATCTAAAAGAATTGATACGAGTCACCAGTGGATCGTAGAAAGAACTGGGATTCATTCTCGTCGTATCGCCGATTTATCAAAAGGCGAATCTCCAAGTGGAATGGCCAAAGAAGCTGCACTTAAAGCAATCGAGGCCGCGAACTTAACTCCAAATGACATTGATTTGATTCTTTTATCGGCAACGATGCCGGATCAAGTAATGCCAAACACAGCTTCTGTACTTCAGGAAAAACTCGGCATCACAAATAACTGCCCTGCTCTTGATGTAAACGCTGCTTGCTCAGGCTGGATCTATCTTCTTCCTATGGCAGACGCCATGATTAAGACCGGTCTATATAAACACATCCTTGTTGTTGGTTCAGAGATGCTCTCTTCTTTCAACAACTGGGACGACCGCAATACTTGTATTCTTTTCGGAGATGCTTGTGGTGCTGCGATCCTTGGACGTGCGGCAGAGAACGAAGACTCGCAAATTTATTCAACAATCCTTTCATCAGATTCTACAAAGAAAGATCACCTGACTCTTTGGGCCGGTGGTGCGGTAAAGCGTATTACTCCTGAAGTCCTTGAAAAAGGTGAACAGTGGATGACGATGAATGGTCAGGAAATTTTCAAAGCTGCGGTTAAAACCATGGCCGCTCACTCTGAAAAAGTGATTAAAGATTCCGGTATGACCATGAACGATGTTGATTGGTTCATTCCTCACCAGGCAAACCTTCGCATCATCGAAGCAGTTGGAAATCGTTTCAATTTCCCTGCCGAGAAAGTAATTATCAACGTTGATAAGTACGCCAACACTTCTTCAGCGACTGTTCCAGTTGCTCTAGATGAAGCGATTCGTGATGGCCGTATTAAGCGTGGAGATAATGTACTTCTTGCGGCCTTTGGTGCAGGTCTAACTGCCGGCGCGATTTTCTTAAAATACTAG
- the rpmF gene encoding 50S ribosomal protein L32 — MAVPKKRTSVSRKGLRRAGQHHKLYRKFPQACPNCGDSVLPHTVCPACGHYKGKQVFEIKVKAEANAEA; from the coding sequence GTGGCAGTACCTAAGAAAAGAACCAGCGTATCTCGTAAGGGGTTAAGAAGAGCTGGCCAACATCATAAACTTTACAGAAAATTCCCTCAGGCTTGTCCTAACTGTGGTGATTCTGTACTTCCACACACTGTATGCCCAGCTTGCGGTCACTACAAAGGTAAGCAAGTTTTCGAAATTAAAGTTAAAGCTGAAGCAAACGCTGAAGCGTAA
- a CDS encoding YceD family protein, producing the protein MNKQDKVTAKINLIKLAANNAIEFELDADTDWVREILVEMNENATEKSPEEYLSETSLYISGSIEKKNKPDLGEFLIVKGNIEADYVTECVRTLKPMTVQLDVPFKVAFIDEAMASSELFAEIDETYIENDVYEIYFYNKRTVEFQEMIHEQIFLNYDQYPVLDAESKLEGVDSGDTP; encoded by the coding sequence ATGAATAAGCAAGATAAGGTTACGGCAAAAATCAATTTGATTAAGCTGGCAGCTAATAATGCCATTGAATTCGAACTTGATGCCGACACGGACTGGGTTCGTGAAATTCTGGTAGAAATGAACGAAAACGCCACGGAAAAGTCACCGGAAGAGTATCTTTCTGAGACTTCTCTGTATATTTCGGGGTCTATCGAGAAAAAAAATAAACCTGATTTAGGTGAGTTTTTGATCGTAAAAGGTAACATCGAAGCCGATTACGTAACTGAATGTGTCCGTACTTTAAAGCCCATGACGGTCCAACTAGACGTTCCGTTTAAGGTCGCTTTTATCGATGAGGCCATGGCCTCAAGCGAGCTTTTTGCTGAGATTGATGAGACATATATTGAAAATGACGTGTACGAGATCTACTTTTACAACAAAAGAACGGTCGAGTTCCAGGAAATGATCCACGAACAAATATTCCTAAACTACGATCAGTACCCGGTTCTTGACGCGGAAAGTAAACTTGAAGGCGTTGACTCTGGGGACACCCCATAG
- a CDS encoding shikimate kinase yields the protein MAKCEKFLMAGFSGAGKTSFLRELEFMAPDLSWEFADLDQLILKSRGKGLKELAQVIERDGWDKFRLYERQELEGWLKEEGKGVLALGGGTLSPLLYDLYKTSRKVGIVYLHAPFEDCWERLHLEKAEPRPLVKRGKSELHRIYEERQQVFSQIPWRIENPKGADLTGLAKAFWERVS from the coding sequence ATGGCTAAATGCGAAAAATTTTTGATGGCCGGATTCTCGGGAGCTGGAAAAACCAGTTTTCTGCGGGAACTTGAGTTTATGGCCCCGGACCTTAGTTGGGAATTTGCGGATCTTGATCAGTTGATTCTTAAAAGTCGGGGAAAAGGCTTGAAGGAACTGGCCCAAGTCATCGAGCGAGATGGCTGGGACAAATTTCGTCTTTATGAAAGACAGGAGCTCGAAGGTTGGCTCAAAGAAGAAGGTAAAGGTGTGCTCGCTTTAGGCGGGGGGACGCTTTCTCCTTTATTATATGATCTGTATAAGACGAGTAGAAAAGTCGGAATAGTTTATCTACATGCTCCATTTGAAGACTGTTGGGAACGACTTCATCTTGAGAAGGCGGAACCTCGACCTCTGGTTAAAAGAGGGAAGAGTGAATTGCACAGAATTTATGAAGAACGCCAACAAGTTTTCAGTCAAATTCCCTGGCGAATAGAGAATCCGAAAGGCGCTGATCTCACCGGTCTTGCGAAGGCCTTTTGGGAGAGAGTTTCTTAA
- the alr gene encoding alanine racemase has product MRHSTYLEVNLGHIGSNFEKIQELAPRAEIVPMVKSNAYGNGMVPIAQFLVRDCGVKKLGCGTLAEALHITEECPDMKADLIVYSDTELHDSDLRQAYLNLNITPVLAQPRDLELVLKDPTFKRMPLIVKLNTGMNRLGFTWEELEPFVPRLKERGIEHLMTHFARSSDVLKPGDKTHRQMDEFNKVRTALLEAGVEIRGTSVSNSGAIEQKFGVEETFVRPGLMLYGPPSVTDPISWNGAQCSRLVTKVLSSFHVKKGTPVGYGVNVTPKDGYMVVVPIGYGDGMFTYFSGTKLNVNGCDGYIFGRISMDVAYIFFDPEVSSKIKVDDRIEIWNHDNRVITDIATQNKTIAYQLMCGISSRIPRIYKVK; this is encoded by the coding sequence ATGCGTCACTCGACTTATCTCGAAGTGAATCTGGGCCACATTGGCTCGAACTTCGAAAAAATACAAGAACTCGCTCCGCGAGCGGAAATTGTTCCGATGGTTAAGTCCAATGCTTATGGCAATGGCATGGTACCCATCGCCCAGTTTTTAGTTCGTGACTGTGGAGTGAAAAAGCTTGGTTGCGGCACTTTAGCTGAGGCCCTGCATATAACGGAAGAATGTCCGGACATGAAGGCCGATCTGATTGTCTATTCCGACACCGAACTTCATGATTCTGATCTTAGACAAGCGTATTTAAATCTCAATATCACACCAGTGCTGGCGCAGCCACGTGACCTGGAGCTGGTACTGAAAGATCCTACTTTTAAGCGCATGCCTTTGATTGTGAAACTTAATACGGGCATGAATCGTCTGGGATTTACCTGGGAAGAACTGGAACCATTTGTTCCAAGACTTAAAGAGCGTGGGATTGAGCATTTGATGACTCACTTTGCCCGTTCTTCGGATGTTTTAAAACCAGGTGATAAAACTCATCGTCAGATGGATGAGTTCAATAAAGTGAGAACTGCTCTTCTGGAAGCGGGAGTTGAAATCAGAGGAACATCTGTTTCTAACTCTGGTGCGATTGAGCAGAAATTTGGCGTAGAGGAGACCTTCGTTCGTCCAGGTCTAATGCTTTACGGTCCTCCAAGTGTGACTGATCCCATTAGCTGGAACGGGGCCCAGTGCTCGCGTTTAGTGACAAAAGTTCTATCGAGCTTTCATGTAAAGAAAGGTACACCGGTTGGTTATGGCGTGAACGTAACTCCGAAGGACGGCTACATGGTAGTTGTTCCGATCGGCTATGGTGACGGGATGTTCACGTATTTCAGCGGAACAAAATTGAATGTGAATGGGTGTGATGGATATATCTTTGGTCGCATCAGCATGGATGTTGCTTATATCTTCTTTGATCCGGAAGTTTCTTCAAAAATTAAAGTTGATGATAGAATTGAAATCTGGAACCACGACAATCGTGTGATCACAGACATCGCGACACAAAACAAGACAATTGCTTATCAATTGATGTGCGGAATCTCGAGTCGAATCCCACGAATTTATAAAGTAAAGTAG